In Agrobacterium tumefaciens, a single genomic region encodes these proteins:
- a CDS encoding polysaccharide deacetylase family protein has protein sequence MFRPFVAFSLSLLAALPALAQETQKPKQLVIVSFDGAGDNSLWERSRATGKQVGAHFTYFLACTLVMDRKTSAKTYQGPGQKAGRSNVGFGQSPEEVETRLRNIWAAYREGHEIGNHTCGHFDGGQWTAEQWDGEFTTFTSTLENAWQMIGKKGEEPEGWRDMVKKINGFRAPYLSQGPALTSAQKKHGFVYDATSITKGPEWPVEREGIQHFGLPLIPEGPGNRPIIAMDYNLFIRHSIGIETPDRTAEFEERAYTAFRNAFDRQYNGERIPLQMGFHFVKMNGGAYWNAYERLLREVCQKGDVACVSYAEAMPMIEARRKQKTEG, from the coding sequence ATGTTTCGCCCCTTTGTCGCTTTTTCCCTGTCGCTTCTCGCCGCCCTTCCCGCACTTGCGCAAGAGACGCAGAAGCCGAAGCAGCTCGTCATCGTCTCCTTCGACGGCGCGGGCGACAATTCGCTGTGGGAACGAAGCCGGGCGACGGGCAAGCAGGTCGGTGCGCATTTCACCTATTTTCTCGCCTGCACGCTTGTCATGGACAGGAAGACCAGCGCCAAGACCTATCAGGGACCCGGCCAGAAGGCCGGCCGCTCCAATGTCGGCTTCGGCCAGTCACCGGAAGAGGTGGAGACGAGGCTCAGAAACATCTGGGCGGCCTATCGCGAAGGCCACGAGATCGGCAACCACACCTGCGGCCATTTCGATGGCGGGCAGTGGACCGCCGAACAATGGGACGGCGAATTCACCACCTTCACCAGCACGCTGGAAAATGCCTGGCAGATGATTGGCAAGAAGGGCGAGGAGCCCGAAGGCTGGCGCGACATGGTCAAAAAGATCAATGGCTTCCGCGCCCCCTATCTGTCGCAGGGGCCGGCGCTGACCTCAGCACAGAAAAAGCACGGCTTCGTTTATGACGCGACCAGCATCACCAAGGGGCCGGAATGGCCGGTGGAGCGCGAAGGCATCCAGCATTTCGGCCTGCCACTCATTCCAGAGGGACCCGGCAACCGCCCGATCATCGCCATGGACTACAATCTCTTCATCCGCCATTCCATCGGCATCGAAACGCCAGATCGTACCGCGGAATTTGAGGAACGCGCCTACACGGCATTCCGCAATGCATTCGACAGGCAATATAATGGCGAGCGCATTCCGCTGCAGATGGGCTTTCACTTCGTGAAGATGAACGGCGGCGCCTATTGGAACGCCTATGAGCGGCTGCTGCGCGAAGTCTGCCAGAAAGGGGATGTCGCCTGCGTGAGTTACGCCGAGGCGATGCCAATGATCGAGGCGCGCAGGAAGCAGAAGACGGAGGGGTAA
- a CDS encoding sugar kinase — translation MGGRFLSIGECMVELSQAGNGLLRKGFAGDTFNTAWYARACLPQDWSVDYFTALGDDPLSEDMLAFIAEAGIGTEKIRRIKGGTPGLYLINLKDGERTFSYWRNAAAARQLAADADHLRRTVESADVVYFSGITLAILASAHDVDTFLAELRRAKAAGKLVVFDPNIRPRLWADRQVMLETISNGARAATLVMPSFDDEASHFGDISVEATIDRYRSLGVENIVVKDGAKGATLDFGGSRSHAPAEKAVDVVDTTSAGDSFNGAFLARYVTGSSPEEAATFAARAAATVIGHHGALISPELLPLVG, via the coding sequence GTGGGCGGACGGTTTCTGTCGATTGGCGAATGCATGGTGGAACTGTCGCAAGCCGGCAACGGGCTGCTGCGCAAGGGTTTTGCGGGCGATACGTTCAATACCGCCTGGTATGCCCGCGCCTGCCTGCCGCAAGACTGGTCCGTCGATTATTTCACGGCACTCGGCGATGATCCGTTGTCGGAAGACATGCTGGCCTTCATTGCGGAAGCCGGCATCGGCACGGAAAAAATCCGCCGCATCAAGGGCGGCACGCCCGGCCTTTACCTCATCAACCTGAAGGATGGCGAACGCACCTTCAGCTACTGGCGCAATGCCGCCGCCGCAAGACAGCTGGCCGCGGATGCGGATCACCTGCGCAGGACGGTCGAAAGCGCCGATGTGGTCTATTTCTCCGGCATCACGCTCGCCATTCTCGCCTCCGCGCATGATGTCGATACGTTCCTCGCGGAACTGCGCCGCGCCAAGGCGGCCGGCAAGCTGGTGGTCTTCGATCCCAACATCCGCCCGCGCCTCTGGGCCGACAGGCAAGTGATGCTGGAGACGATCTCCAATGGTGCCCGCGCCGCAACGCTCGTCATGCCGAGCTTCGATGACGAAGCCAGCCATTTCGGCGACATCTCCGTTGAAGCGACCATCGACCGCTACCGTTCGCTCGGCGTCGAAAATATCGTCGTGAAGGACGGCGCCAAGGGCGCAACGCTCGATTTCGGCGGCAGCCGCAGCCACGCCCCGGCGGAAAAGGCCGTGGATGTGGTGGACACGACGAGCGCCGGTGACAGCTTCAACGGCGCCTTCCTTGCCCGTTACGTGACCGGAAGCTCTCCGGAAGAGGCCGCCACCTTCGCGGCAAGGGCTGCGGCAACCGTCATCGGCCACCATGGCGCGCTGATCAGCCCCGAACTTCTGCCGCTGGTGGGATAG
- the map gene encoding type I methionyl aminopeptidase codes for MVISTEEELDLLKDIGRLCAVAMQTMADALEPGITTAELDAIGRKVLEDNGAQSAPEFCYKFPGATCISVNEEVAHGIPGPRIIKAGDLVNIDVSAVKNGFFGDTGSSFAVPPVKKDIERLCRDGKRAMWTGLQQVKTGRPFADIGNAIGAFAKKNRYTLITNLASHGIGRSLHEEPKELATWPDKDERRIMQEGMVFTVEPFLSTGAYWAEDGDDDPWTLYSDPSAPTVQYEHTVVATKNGPLVLTLAE; via the coding sequence ATGGTCATTTCCACCGAAGAAGAACTTGATCTGCTGAAGGATATCGGCCGCCTGTGTGCGGTTGCCATGCAGACCATGGCGGACGCGCTGGAACCCGGCATCACCACGGCCGAACTGGATGCGATCGGCCGCAAGGTGCTGGAGGATAACGGCGCTCAATCGGCGCCGGAGTTCTGCTACAAATTTCCGGGTGCGACCTGCATCAGCGTCAATGAGGAAGTGGCCCACGGTATTCCGGGGCCACGCATCATCAAGGCGGGCGATCTCGTCAATATCGATGTCTCGGCGGTGAAGAACGGCTTTTTCGGTGACACAGGCTCGTCTTTCGCCGTTCCGCCGGTGAAGAAGGACATCGAGCGGCTGTGCCGTGATGGCAAACGTGCCATGTGGACGGGCCTGCAGCAGGTGAAAACCGGGCGGCCATTCGCCGATATCGGCAACGCCATCGGGGCTTTTGCCAAAAAGAACCGCTACACGCTGATCACCAACCTCGCCAGCCACGGCATCGGCCGTTCGCTGCATGAGGAGCCGAAGGAACTGGCGACCTGGCCGGACAAGGACGAGCGCCGCATCATGCAGGAAGGCATGGTGTTCACCGTCGAGCCGTTTCTTTCGACGGGCGCCTATTGGGCCGAAGACGGCGACGATGATCCATGGACGCTCTACAGCGACCCGAGCGCGCCGACGGTGCAATATGAGCATACCGTGGTGGCGACGAAGAACGGGCCGCTGGTGCTGACGCTTGCGGAGTGA
- a CDS encoding NUDIX hydrolase, which yields MADIPIRCSAVSVVVLREIEGRRDVLLLRRNHTLVGEWCQIVGSIENGEKAWETALREVFEETGLTCRKLYSADICEQFYEADRNSIGMLPVFVGMVDSDSNVVLNEEHSAFCWVSFEDALTMVPFSGQRHVLRHIEAEFVHRTPLHHLLVASA from the coding sequence ATGGCTGACATTCCCATTCGTTGTTCTGCCGTGTCTGTCGTCGTGCTTCGCGAAATCGAAGGCAGGCGCGATGTTCTCTTGCTTCGGCGCAACCACACGCTTGTCGGTGAGTGGTGCCAGATCGTTGGAAGCATCGAAAACGGCGAAAAGGCATGGGAAACTGCCCTGCGCGAGGTTTTTGAAGAGACCGGGCTGACCTGCCGCAAACTATACTCGGCGGATATCTGCGAACAATTTTATGAGGCCGACCGGAATTCTATCGGCATGCTGCCGGTTTTTGTCGGTATGGTGGATTCCGACAGCAACGTCGTGCTGAATGAAGAGCATAGCGCGTTTTGCTGGGTCTCGTTCGAGGATGCGCTGACGATGGTTCCGTTTTCAGGGCAGCGCCATGTGCTGCGGCATATCGAAGCTGAATTCGTGCATCGCACGCCGCTCCATCATCTGCTTGTCGCGTCTGCATGA
- the sbmA gene encoding peptide antibiotic transporter SbmA encodes MFHSFFPKPKLFFTSAFVWTMAMIGLWYAGARNWGATIGLPPLPEGQAPAIGVSVFWSTPFLWFYVYYAAAVLVFAGFWFWYRPHRWQNWSILGSALIVFATYFSVQVSVALNAWYGPYYDLIQQALAKTAPVTAEQLYMGLVGVSGILFFAITVGVLNLFFVSHYIFRWRTAMNEFYMANWDRLRHIEGASQRVQEDTMRFSSTVEGLGVGLVRAIMTLIAFLPVLFTFSETINELPIIGQVPHALVWAAILWSLFGTGFLALVGIKLPGLEFRNQRVEAAYRKELVYGEDDGNRAQPVTVAELFANVRKNYFRLYFHYMYFNVARIFYLQADNIYSLIVLIPSIAAGKVTLGVFTQIGNVFDQVRGSFQYLINSWTTIVELMSIYKRLRAFEAAIDDKPLPEIDQRYLLREAEAGELAANKP; translated from the coding sequence GTGTTTCATTCCTTCTTTCCAAAGCCGAAACTGTTCTTCACCTCTGCCTTCGTCTGGACAATGGCCATGATTGGGCTGTGGTATGCAGGCGCCCGCAACTGGGGTGCGACAATCGGCTTGCCGCCGTTGCCGGAGGGGCAGGCGCCAGCGATCGGCGTCTCGGTGTTCTGGTCCACGCCGTTCCTGTGGTTTTACGTCTATTACGCTGCGGCCGTGCTGGTGTTTGCCGGATTCTGGTTCTGGTACAGGCCGCACCGCTGGCAGAATTGGTCCATCCTCGGTTCCGCGCTCATCGTTTTCGCCACTTACTTTTCGGTGCAGGTCAGTGTCGCGCTCAATGCGTGGTATGGACCTTATTACGACCTTATCCAGCAGGCGCTGGCAAAGACCGCGCCGGTGACCGCCGAGCAGCTTTATATGGGCCTCGTTGGCGTCAGCGGCATTCTGTTTTTTGCGATCACGGTCGGTGTGCTGAACCTATTCTTCGTAAGCCATTATATCTTTCGCTGGCGCACGGCGATGAACGAATTCTACATGGCGAACTGGGATCGTCTGCGCCATATCGAAGGTGCTTCCCAGCGCGTTCAGGAAGATACGATGCGGTTTTCCTCGACAGTCGAGGGGCTTGGCGTCGGTCTGGTGCGCGCCATTATGACGCTTATCGCGTTCCTGCCGGTTCTGTTCACCTTTTCCGAAACGATCAACGAATTGCCGATCATCGGTCAGGTGCCGCATGCTCTGGTCTGGGCGGCTATTTTGTGGTCGCTGTTTGGCACCGGCTTTCTTGCCCTCGTGGGTATCAAGCTGCCGGGTCTCGAATTCCGCAACCAGCGGGTCGAGGCGGCTTACCGAAAAGAACTCGTCTATGGTGAAGACGACGGAAATCGTGCGCAACCAGTCACTGTGGCCGAGCTGTTTGCAAATGTTCGCAAGAACTACTTCCGTCTCTATTTCCACTATATGTATTTCAACGTGGCGCGGATTTTCTATCTTCAGGCAGATAACATCTACAGCCTTATCGTGCTCATTCCATCCATCGCCGCCGGCAAGGTGACGCTTGGTGTTTTCACGCAGATCGGCAATGTCTTCGATCAGGTCCGTGGCTCGTTCCAGTATCTCATCAACTCATGGACAACCATTGTTGAGCTGATGTCGATCTACAAACGTCTGCGCGCCTTCGAAGCTGCGATTGACGACAAGCCCCTTCCTGAAATTGACCAGCGTTATCTGCTGCGGGAGGCGGAAGCCGGAGAGCTGGCGGCCAACAAACCTTGA
- a CDS encoding bifunctional monoglucosyl/glucuronosyl diacylglycerol synthase produces MTRITIVTDAWHPQVNGVVRSIENTNTELARLGVDVRMVTPQSFYSIPCPTYPEIRLSVAGYRRVAAEIEKSQPSFVHIATEGPLGFMARRWCVKNRMRFSTSYHTRFPEYVAARFPVPESWLYAFVRWFHNGGNTCMVATPSLETELEARGVRNLKRWSRGIDAELFHPRPKTTLPFDLPRPIFMTVGRVAVEKNLPEFLELDLPGSKVVIGDGPARHELQEKYPDVLFTGIKTGEDLADAYAQADVFVFPSKTDTFGNTILEALASGVPVAAFPVTGPIDILGGNPAAGALDNNLRDACLAALQCSPQAALALSKSYSWEKASRQFLDNVIHAAGKSLPLLSRSRLA; encoded by the coding sequence ATGACGAGAATCACGATTGTCACAGATGCCTGGCACCCGCAGGTCAACGGCGTGGTTCGCTCGATCGAAAACACCAATACCGAACTGGCGCGGCTGGGCGTGGATGTGCGCATGGTCACACCGCAGAGTTTTTACAGCATCCCCTGCCCCACCTATCCGGAAATCCGCCTGTCGGTCGCCGGTTATCGTCGTGTGGCGGCGGAGATTGAAAAAAGCCAGCCCTCCTTCGTGCATATTGCGACGGAAGGGCCGCTCGGCTTCATGGCACGGCGCTGGTGCGTGAAGAACCGCATGCGGTTTTCCACCAGCTATCACACCCGCTTTCCCGAATATGTGGCGGCGCGTTTTCCGGTCCCGGAAAGCTGGCTTTATGCTTTCGTGCGCTGGTTCCATAATGGCGGCAACACCTGCATGGTGGCGACGCCGAGCCTCGAGACCGAACTGGAAGCCCGCGGCGTGCGCAACCTCAAGCGCTGGAGCCGCGGCATCGACGCCGAGCTTTTCCATCCCCGCCCGAAAACGACGTTGCCGTTCGACCTGCCGAGGCCGATCTTCATGACGGTGGGACGTGTGGCGGTGGAAAAGAACCTGCCGGAATTCCTGGAACTCGATCTGCCGGGATCGAAGGTCGTCATCGGCGACGGTCCCGCCCGCCATGAATTGCAGGAGAAATATCCGGATGTGCTGTTCACCGGCATCAAGACCGGCGAGGACCTCGCCGATGCCTATGCGCAGGCCGATGTCTTCGTTTTCCCCTCGAAGACCGACACATTCGGCAACACCATTCTGGAAGCGCTGGCAAGCGGCGTACCCGTGGCCGCCTTCCCCGTCACCGGACCTATCGACATTCTGGGCGGCAACCCCGCCGCCGGCGCGCTGGACAATAATCTGCGCGATGCCTGTCTGGCGGCGCTTCAGTGTTCACCACAGGCAGCACTTGCCCTTTCCAAAAGCTACAGCTGGGAAAAGGCCTCGCGGCAATTCCTCGACAATGTAATCCACGCCGCCGGAAAATCGCTGCCGCTTCTATCCCGCTCGCGGCTTGCATGA
- a CDS encoding NnrU family protein, whose product MLFLALCLALFLLTHLLKVVAPQFRARMIAAMGEGPFKGVYSLVSLITLGLVIYAFGEARQETGMLWYPPVFMSHIAVTLMLLAMICLVASLHPAGHIATKTKHPLILSVKIWALAHLLANGETSSILLFASFLAWGVVMRISLKRRERAGEKVVRDFVSSRYDLVAILGGIVLWGAFILKLHEWLIGVQPIAL is encoded by the coding sequence ATGCTTTTTCTCGCACTCTGTCTTGCCTTGTTCCTGCTGACCCATCTTTTGAAGGTGGTCGCACCGCAATTTCGCGCCCGCATGATTGCGGCGATGGGGGAGGGGCCTTTCAAGGGCGTTTATTCCCTCGTCAGCCTCATCACGCTCGGCCTTGTCATCTATGCTTTCGGTGAAGCCCGGCAGGAGACAGGCATGCTCTGGTATCCGCCGGTGTTTATGAGCCATATCGCCGTGACACTGATGCTGCTGGCGATGATCTGTCTGGTCGCCAGCCTCCACCCGGCTGGCCACATCGCCACGAAGACAAAACATCCGCTCATTCTGTCGGTCAAGATCTGGGCGCTCGCCCATCTTCTGGCCAATGGCGAAACCTCCTCGATCCTGCTCTTCGCATCTTTCCTGGCCTGGGGCGTGGTGATGCGGATTTCGCTGAAGCGGCGGGAAAGGGCGGGCGAAAAAGTGGTCCGCGACTTCGTTTCAAGCCGCTATGATCTGGTGGCCATTCTCGGCGGCATCGTTCTTTGGGGTGCTTTCATTCTGAAACTGCACGAATGGTTGATCGGCGTTCAGCCCATCGCCTTGTAG
- a CDS encoding MFS transporter yields the protein MSIDKPLSARHLTALGFAGALMMASAMGFGRFSFTPILPGMMADVPLSAGDAGIVAAGNFAGYLAGAVLAASSWGAGRERLVALCGLFSTAALLLAMAAFNSVAAFTVIRFLAGVASAMTMIFTSQIVIGHAAKAGRDSVQALHYGGVGAGIAISSLAVYLIGVVFEGGGSSWREEWIAGAVFSFITFLLVFRVLPAGPPRHASSVAEPPLSWTRPLFLTTLAYGLFGFGYVITATFIVAIARMAAAGAFVEFLAWFITGCAAAVSLFLWKPVLKSQGLKRAFVIVLAVEAVGVFASVMLPPVAGVLAGGLLLGLTFMVITAYGLQLGREFAGPSPRRAFALMTAAFGTGQIVGPLAAGWIAEVTGSFTAPSILASAVLVVSILLMLPVLATEGRR from the coding sequence ATGAGCATCGACAAGCCACTTTCCGCCAGACATCTGACCGCGCTCGGTTTCGCCGGAGCCCTCATGATGGCCTCCGCCATGGGTTTCGGCCGCTTTTCCTTTACCCCCATCCTGCCCGGCATGATGGCTGATGTGCCGCTCTCGGCAGGGGATGCGGGGATTGTCGCGGCCGGAAATTTCGCGGGTTATCTCGCGGGTGCGGTTCTCGCCGCCTCTTCCTGGGGGGCGGGGCGGGAGCGGCTGGTTGCCCTTTGCGGCCTGTTTTCCACGGCTGCGCTGCTGCTTGCCATGGCCGCCTTCAACTCCGTTGCGGCTTTCACCGTCATCCGGTTTCTGGCGGGCGTCGCCAGTGCAATGACCATGATCTTCACTTCGCAGATCGTCATCGGCCATGCCGCAAAAGCCGGCAGGGACAGTGTGCAGGCGCTGCATTATGGCGGGGTGGGCGCCGGTATCGCGATTTCCTCGCTGGCGGTCTATCTGATCGGCGTGGTTTTTGAAGGCGGCGGCTCCTCGTGGAGAGAGGAGTGGATCGCCGGTGCCGTCTTTTCCTTCATCACGTTTCTTCTCGTTTTCCGGGTGCTGCCCGCCGGCCCGCCGCGGCATGCATCCTCAGTGGCTGAGCCGCCGCTTAGCTGGACGCGACCGCTGTTCCTGACGACGCTGGCCTATGGGCTGTTCGGTTTCGGTTACGTCATTACTGCCACCTTCATCGTGGCGATTGCCCGCATGGCGGCGGCCGGCGCTTTCGTGGAATTCCTGGCCTGGTTCATCACCGGCTGCGCTGCCGCCGTTTCGCTTTTCCTGTGGAAACCGGTCCTGAAGTCACAGGGGCTGAAGCGGGCTTTTGTGATCGTTCTCGCCGTCGAGGCTGTCGGCGTCTTTGCCTCCGTGATGCTGCCGCCGGTGGCCGGCGTGCTGGCCGGCGGCCTGCTTCTCGGGCTGACCTTCATGGTCATCACCGCCTATGGCCTGCAGCTTGGCCGGGAATTTGCCGGACCGAGCCCGCGTCGCGCTTTTGCGCTGATGACTGCCGCCTTCGGCACGGGCCAGATCGTCGGGCCGCTTGCCGCCGGCTGGATTGCCGAGGTGACGGGAAGTTTCACCGCACCCAGCATTCTCGCTTCCGCTGTGCTTGTCGTCAGCATTCTGCTGATGCTGCCGGTGCTTGCCACGGAAGGGCGGCGGTAG
- a CDS encoding tetratricopeptide repeat protein, translating to MANENDTFIREVNEQIRSEQLSRFWGRYGIVVVGAAILVVVGAAGAGIYEYWNTSRASNSGDQFLAALKLASENKTDDALKAFADLETSGHGNYPVLAKFRSATLLSQKGDAAGAIAAFTAIGNDTSAPQVFRDTARVRAAWLLVDNGTYDQVVALAEPLSTEGQTMRASAREALGLAAYKAGDFAKAKQWFEQIMSDTQAPRNVTNRAQIMLDNITASGKAA from the coding sequence ATGGCAAACGAAAATGATACCTTTATCCGCGAAGTGAACGAGCAGATCCGCTCCGAGCAACTGTCGCGCTTCTGGGGCCGGTACGGTATCGTGGTCGTGGGTGCGGCCATTCTCGTGGTTGTCGGTGCTGCGGGCGCCGGCATCTACGAATACTGGAACACCAGCCGCGCTTCCAATTCCGGCGACCAGTTCCTGGCCGCCCTGAAGCTCGCTTCCGAAAACAAGACGGATGACGCGCTGAAGGCCTTTGCCGATCTCGAAACCTCCGGTCACGGCAATTATCCTGTGCTTGCGAAGTTCCGTTCGGCCACGCTGCTGTCGCAGAAGGGCGATGCGGCCGGCGCGATTGCCGCCTTCACCGCCATCGGCAACGACACCTCCGCGCCGCAGGTCTTCCGCGACACCGCCAGGGTGCGCGCGGCCTGGCTTTTGGTCGATAACGGCACCTATGATCAGGTCGTGGCGCTTGCCGAGCCGCTCAGCACTGAGGGCCAGACCATGCGGGCGTCGGCCCGTGAGGCTCTGGGTCTCGCCGCCTACAAGGCCGGCGATTTCGCCAAGGCCAAACAATGGTTCGAGCAAATCATGAGTGACACGCAGGCACCGCGCAACGTGACGAACCGCGCGCAGATCATGCTCGACAATATCACCGCTTCGGGCAAAGCTGCTTAA
- the der gene encoding ribosome biogenesis GTPase Der: MSFTVAIVGRPNVGKSTLFNRLVGKKLALVDDTPGVTRDRRPGDAKLVDLRFTIIDTAGLEQSGPETLQGRMWAQTEAAIDEADVTLFVVDAKAGLTPADETLGEMLRRRGKPVVLVANKSEARGSDAGFYDAFTLGLGEPCPISAEHGQGMIDLRDAIVAAIGEDAAFPPEVDEAETDIVLPRTEPGSEEEEDEEPVYDETKPLRVAIIGRPNAGKSTLINRFLGEDRLLTGPEAGITRDSISVEWDWRGRTIKMFDTAGMRRKAKVTEKLEKLSVADSLRSIRFAETVVIVFDSTIPFEKQDLQLVDLVIREGRAAVLAFNKWDLVEDPQAYLADLREKTERLLPQARGIRAVPISGQTGYGLDRLMQNIIDTDKTWNRRISTAKLNRWLDAQTTQHPPPAVSGRRLKLKYMTQVKARPPAFMISCTRPEAIPESYTRYLVNGLRKDFDMPGVPIRVHYRGSDNPFESKAKKRR, translated from the coding sequence ATGAGCTTCACCGTCGCCATAGTCGGGCGCCCCAATGTCGGCAAGTCCACGCTTTTCAACCGTCTGGTCGGAAAGAAACTGGCGCTGGTGGACGACACGCCGGGCGTGACCCGCGACCGCCGCCCCGGCGATGCGAAGCTCGTCGACCTGCGTTTCACCATCATCGATACTGCCGGTCTGGAGCAATCCGGGCCGGAAACGCTTCAGGGCCGCATGTGGGCGCAGACGGAAGCGGCGATCGATGAAGCCGATGTGACGCTGTTCGTGGTTGACGCCAAGGCCGGGCTGACGCCCGCCGACGAGACGCTGGGCGAAATGCTGCGCCGTCGCGGCAAGCCTGTCGTGCTGGTGGCCAACAAGTCCGAAGCGCGCGGTTCTGACGCCGGTTTCTATGATGCCTTCACGTTGGGTCTTGGCGAGCCTTGCCCGATCTCGGCCGAACACGGTCAGGGCATGATCGACCTGCGCGACGCCATCGTTGCGGCGATCGGCGAAGACGCCGCCTTCCCGCCCGAAGTGGATGAAGCGGAGACGGATATCGTTCTGCCGCGCACTGAGCCCGGCAGCGAGGAAGAGGAAGACGAAGAGCCCGTCTATGACGAGACAAAGCCGCTGCGCGTCGCCATTATCGGTCGACCGAATGCGGGCAAGTCGACGCTCATCAACCGTTTCCTCGGCGAAGACCGGCTGCTGACCGGCCCGGAAGCCGGCATTACCCGCGACAGTATTTCGGTTGAATGGGACTGGCGCGGCCGCACCATCAAGATGTTTGATACGGCCGGCATGCGCCGCAAGGCCAAGGTGACGGAGAAGCTGGAAAAGCTCTCGGTGGCGGATTCGCTGCGCTCCATCCGTTTTGCCGAGACGGTGGTGATTGTGTTCGACAGCACCATCCCGTTCGAAAAGCAGGATCTGCAACTGGTCGATCTCGTCATCCGCGAAGGCCGCGCCGCCGTGCTCGCTTTCAACAAGTGGGATCTGGTGGAAGACCCGCAGGCCTATCTGGCCGATCTGCGTGAAAAGACCGAGCGTCTCTTGCCGCAGGCGCGCGGCATTCGCGCCGTGCCGATCTCCGGCCAGACGGGTTATGGCCTCGACCGGCTGATGCAGAACATCATCGATACGGACAAGACCTGGAACCGCCGCATCTCGACCGCCAAACTCAACCGCTGGCTGGATGCGCAGACCACGCAGCATCCGCCGCCGGCCGTCTCCGGCCGCCGCCTGAAGCTGAAATATATGACGCAGGTCAAGGCCCGCCCACCGGCCTTCATGATTTCCTGCACACGGCCGGAAGCCATTCCGGAGAGCTATACGCGTTATCTGGTCAATGGCCTGCGCAAGGATTTCGACATGCCGGGCGTGCCGATCCGCGTGCATTATCGTGGTTCGGACAATCCGTTCGAGAGCAAGGCGAAGAAGCGGCGGTAA
- a CDS encoding DUF2026 domain-containing protein, producing the protein MLIKQTDYHRIYRVINSLLISQNADPASASMYFSTFGAFILQQYYKVKAVPKGGLAAYNLGGTVLLFADHREDGYVTGAGENFHCWVEADGWTIDFMAPAFSEGADALSVPAKMFQRPLSAMAVSINDLGQSGDFFYRSEPEATARRFADWHKQAMIGDMASVAANWFRKSPKQMAASLSVTDRDGKARTVPLTGQSLIGAW; encoded by the coding sequence ATGCTGATCAAGCAGACGGACTATCACCGGATTTACCGCGTCATCAACAGCCTGCTCATTAGCCAGAATGCCGATCCCGCCTCGGCCTCCATGTATTTCAGCACCTTCGGCGCCTTCATCCTGCAGCAGTATTACAAGGTGAAGGCGGTGCCGAAGGGCGGGCTTGCCGCCTATAATCTCGGCGGAACGGTTCTCTTATTCGCAGATCATCGCGAAGACGGTTATGTGACGGGCGCGGGCGAGAATTTCCATTGCTGGGTCGAGGCCGACGGCTGGACTATCGATTTCATGGCACCCGCTTTTTCTGAGGGTGCCGATGCGCTTTCGGTGCCGGCAAAAATGTTCCAGCGGCCGCTGTCGGCCATGGCGGTATCCATCAATGATCTCGGGCAATCGGGCGATTTCTTCTACCGTTCCGAGCCGGAAGCCACGGCCAGACGTTTTGCCGACTGGCACAAACAGGCGATGATCGGCGATATGGCGAGCGTTGCCGCCAACTGGTTCCGCAAATCCCCAAAGCAGATGGCCGCATCACTTTCGGTGACCGACCGGGACGGTAAGGCGCGGACCGTGCCGCTGACGGGCCAGTCTCTCATTGGTGCTTGGTGA